The Algoriphagus sanaruensis genome window below encodes:
- a CDS encoding S1C family serine protease, whose protein sequence is MNKRQFFLGVLLAALIGGVVALAGVSFLIKPQNAGTFDEKQQASFVNMLSGENFTIPDGINFVASAQIVTPAVVHVKSQVAFTPRSQRDPIQEFFGIPDPRGQQGPRGGDMPISSGSGVIISPDGYIVTNNHVIDGATKVDISLENNKRYEATVIGTDPTTDLALLKIEANNLPFVKFGDSDQTKIGEWVLAVGNPFDLNSTVTAGIISAKARNIGILRDVENNLQIESFLQTDAVVNPGNSGGALVNLAGELIGINTAIATRTGTFSGYSFAVPSTLVKKVMDDLMKYGAVQRGLLGVNIQTVSPELADILDKKFPVEQGVYIGGVNENSAGKEAGLKEGDIIIGVDGKVVNSVAMLQELVARKRPGDKVEVEYIREGKTSKVTATLKNFSGDTNIVKREVPKSYTFEGVQFEDLKEDQKEQLEISGGAVIKMNGNDTWRRAGARNGFIITSVIGDRGRAKINNSQELIDYLSDNSGQEIVVLGMFPDGTEYYFEIQLD, encoded by the coding sequence TTAGCTTCCTGATCAAGCCACAGAATGCAGGGACCTTTGATGAAAAACAGCAAGCGAGCTTTGTAAACATGCTTTCTGGTGAAAATTTCACCATTCCAGATGGGATTAATTTTGTGGCCTCTGCGCAAATCGTCACACCTGCAGTAGTCCATGTGAAAAGCCAAGTTGCATTTACGCCTCGCTCCCAACGTGACCCGATTCAAGAATTCTTTGGGATTCCTGATCCCAGAGGTCAGCAAGGTCCTAGAGGTGGGGATATGCCAATTAGTTCTGGATCTGGTGTTATTATTTCTCCTGACGGATATATCGTGACCAATAATCACGTAATCGATGGGGCTACCAAAGTGGATATTTCATTGGAGAACAATAAACGCTACGAGGCGACCGTCATCGGAACAGATCCGACGACAGATTTGGCATTGTTGAAGATCGAAGCGAATAATCTTCCATTTGTGAAGTTTGGTGATTCTGACCAAACCAAAATCGGAGAGTGGGTATTGGCTGTTGGGAATCCATTTGATCTCAATTCAACCGTCACTGCAGGTATCATTTCTGCAAAAGCCAGAAATATCGGAATCCTCAGAGATGTAGAAAACAACCTTCAAATCGAATCTTTCCTTCAGACTGACGCAGTAGTTAATCCAGGTAACTCTGGAGGAGCTTTGGTGAATTTGGCTGGGGAGCTTATCGGGATCAATACAGCAATTGCGACACGTACAGGCACATTCTCAGGATATTCCTTCGCGGTACCAAGTACCTTGGTCAAGAAAGTGATGGATGACTTGATGAAGTACGGGGCTGTTCAACGAGGTTTGCTCGGGGTCAATATTCAAACAGTAAGCCCGGAATTGGCGGATATTTTGGATAAAAAATTCCCTGTGGAGCAAGGTGTTTACATCGGAGGAGTTAATGAGAATTCTGCGGGTAAAGAAGCCGGTCTCAAGGAAGGTGATATCATCATCGGAGTGGATGGAAAAGTAGTGAATAGCGTGGCGATGCTTCAGGAGCTTGTCGCTAGAAAACGTCCAGGAGATAAAGTGGAAGTAGAATATATCAGGGAGGGAAAAACATCCAAAGTGACTGCTACTTTGAAAAACTTCTCTGGTGACACGAATATTGTCAAGCGTGAAGTTCCTAAATCGTACACCTTTGAAGGCGTTCAATTTGAAGATCTCAAAGAAGATCAAAAAGAACAGCTCGAAATTTCAGGAGGAGCGGTTATCAAAATGAATGGTAATGATACTTGGAGAAGAGCAGGAGCACGAAATGGATTTATCATTACTTCCGTCATCGGAGATCGTGGACGAGCCAAGATTAATAATTCTCAGGAACTGATCGATTACCTCAGTGATAATTCAGGTCAGGAGATTGTAGTGTTGGGCATGTTCCCAGATGGCACGGAGTACTATTTCGAAATCCAATTGGATTAA
- a CDS encoding serine hydrolase domain-containing protein yields MNKSIRLLLIILLLGQGQTFSQVLTQAGNTPVPGINKDRVSRIDAMLEEAIAKEQVPGVVAMIVKDGKIIYHEAKGFADVESGKRMEKNSIFRIASQTKAITSTAIMILWEEGKFRLDDPISKYIPEFKNPQVLNSFRYSDTTFSTRPSSREITIRHLLTHTSGLGYGMIDGDERMKMIYQKAGVVDLFTTEKITIGESVKRLAKLPLHHEPGTKYTYSEGLDVLGYLVEIISGKPFDVFLKERIFDPLGMNDTRFYLNDSQAPRLVTVHTRKDGKWSAFPVTFYDPAYPKTGAKSFFSGGAGLSSTTEDYAKFLQMYLNGGQANGKRILSSHTIHTMMQNQVGDLWNADRYHGIGFGVVTDQGVATGGMGSKGTFDWGGYFNTQYFADPQTGLIGLIFKQTSGAGNGDETSWKFRQMVFTLVE; encoded by the coding sequence ATGAACAAAAGCATTCGCTTGCTCTTGATTATTCTACTCCTTGGTCAAGGACAGACGTTCTCCCAAGTTTTAACTCAAGCTGGGAACACCCCAGTGCCGGGGATCAACAAAGATCGTGTGTCTCGAATAGATGCTATGCTTGAGGAAGCGATCGCAAAAGAACAGGTTCCTGGCGTGGTTGCAATGATTGTGAAAGATGGTAAAATCATCTACCATGAAGCCAAAGGGTTTGCCGATGTGGAAAGCGGTAAACGAATGGAGAAAAACTCTATTTTCAGAATTGCCTCCCAAACTAAAGCGATTACCTCCACCGCAATTATGATACTTTGGGAAGAAGGAAAGTTTCGCCTTGATGATCCTATTTCGAAGTATATCCCTGAATTCAAGAATCCTCAGGTTCTTAATTCCTTCAGATATTCAGATACTACCTTTTCTACCCGACCTAGTAGTAGAGAGATTACCATCAGACATTTATTGACCCATACTTCTGGATTAGGCTATGGAATGATCGATGGAGATGAGCGCATGAAAATGATCTATCAAAAGGCAGGAGTAGTTGACCTTTTCACCACTGAAAAAATCACTATCGGGGAAAGTGTGAAACGACTTGCAAAACTTCCCCTTCACCATGAACCAGGAACCAAATACACCTACAGTGAAGGATTGGATGTATTGGGGTATTTGGTGGAGATCATTTCAGGAAAGCCCTTTGATGTATTCTTGAAGGAAAGAATCTTTGATCCATTGGGAATGAATGATACTCGATTTTATCTAAATGATAGCCAGGCTCCTCGATTGGTGACTGTGCATACCCGAAAAGATGGAAAGTGGAGTGCCTTTCCTGTGACTTTCTATGATCCGGCTTATCCAAAAACTGGGGCAAAGTCCTTCTTTTCAGGAGGGGCAGGCTTGTCAAGTACCACCGAGGACTACGCAAAGTTTCTTCAAATGTATCTCAATGGCGGTCAAGCCAACGGTAAGCGAATTCTCAGTTCTCATACCATTCATACGATGATGCAAAACCAGGTTGGTGATCTCTGGAATGCTGACCGCTATCATGGAATTGGATTTGGAGTGGTCACTGATCAAGGAGTGGCTACCGGTGGCATGGGAAGTAAAGGGACTTTTGACTGGGGAGGATATTTTAATACCCAATACTTTGCTGATCCTCAGACCGGACTTATTGGTCTGATTTTCAAACAAACCTCAGGTGCTGGAAATGGAGACGAGACAAGTTGGAAGTTTAGGCAAATGGTATTCACGCTTGTAGAATAG